In Phoenix dactylifera cultivar Barhee BC4 chromosome 1, palm_55x_up_171113_PBpolish2nd_filt_p, whole genome shotgun sequence, the genomic stretch GGCCCGTAACCGAAGATAATTGCCTTCCTCAGAACTGGGGAGGAGTCAAGCTCCTCTCTCCAAACAGGGTGCCAAGCGGTATCTTCTGACAACCTGAAATTTcaaaaggggaaaaagaagaggttAAACATTCGAGCAGAAGAACATCTGCCTTGCAACCGTGCATGCCAATACATTATATCATAGAGCTCAAACATGCTAAAAGAGAAACCATTAaaggtaaaaaaaaatgaaatattccGTGTTTATGCATCccttaaataaatatatacagGAATGTTGCATACATGAACATGTGTGTGTCTAGTGAAGTTGCAATTGGAGGCGAGGTTTCTTTAACTACACAGCATACTCCACATCTAAATACCTGAGACTATGTCAACGTAAAACTTGGAACTTTTGTAAGCAAAGAAAATATGTCTAACTAAACttgaaatcaaaattcaaaGCTCCACTTATATACAATAAACCCAGACCCAAAGGCTTACTTGGAGCAAATGCTAAGCAATTTACTCTCCGCAGAATAGTGAAAAGAATGAGTACTCTAGGTAAATGAACATTCTTAAGAAGACAGAAAAAATGGAAATTCTTAAACGAAATATATGCCTAACTAAACCTGAAGCCAAAATTCAAATATCTACTGATAAACAATATACTCCAGATCCCTAGTCTAAGTGGGAGCAAATGCTAGGCAATTTACTCCCTGCAGAATAATGCAAAGAATCAGTTTTCTAGGTGATTAAACATTTTCTAGAAGATTGGCAATATGCAAATTTCACAtaaaacatcaagaaaatgcaagTATAAAAGATTGACAGTATATATATTCACCAAGATTCAGAAGCATGCTGTCCAAAATAAGTAATGGCAACACATTGATTTTGTTAAAAAAGTATATTAATGTACAGGAGCTGATGAAAGAAAGGGACAagagtaaaaagggaataaagtACAAACATGTTTGTCTTGGCATGATGTCTATCGTGCTTAAACCGCCAAGGTTCATAAGGATAAATCAGAGGCAAAAAGGCAAGAGTTCCAACAATATCTTCCACCAATTTATTCCTCGAAAAGGATTTGTGAGCACAGTCATGGCCTATGACAAAAAACTTCAAAAAGGGAACATTAAATAATATATGGAAGAAAAAAATGTAACAAATAATGATTTCTTATTTTCACTTGAGAAACAATCTTGAAAGTAGACGGAGGAATGAAGAACTAACCCCTGTCGCAGCTGTGCCAGTCCATGCCCAAGCCAGGGGAAGCAAATACCATGGAACTTTTGAAAGCAAAAGAATTCCCAATGCATAAGCAGTCACAGATATCAAAACTGACTTCCAAGCTTTCATGTCATCAATTTCAAACACCTTCAGATAAGAATTTCAGAAGTTGTTATGTGAAACAAATTAAGCGAGAAAAGAGTAAGGGGGAAAGCAACAGGTATGTTCTGTTATACCTTTTTTGGTAGGGTATCCATGACATTCTTCAGAGTAATATTATCTGGAAGTGGTTCCCCAATTTGTGTAAATCCATACATTTCACACATCTGCTTCCTCTGTTCCTCATTTTCTAGCAATGGTGCTGAAATGGGGCGCACTGCAGCCTGAACAACTTTGGTTGATTTCTTGTAGGACAAAGATTGATGGGAAATATGTGCTCTGTGCTGGAAAGTTCTCCATTTCAGGCAGTATATGCctatgaaaaacagaaaagaacACCCATAAATCTTACACACAGCATCATAGTTAGTAATGGTTTTATGTTACAATTGCTAACAACACAATTTATGCTATGAAATAAACTAATAAGTTGATTACCAAggttcaaaatataaaaaaataaacagttttttttttaatggtatCACAACTTCTCCAAAAAACATCATCATCTTGAGGACATGAATTTAAAGAAGTTTTGGACTTCACAACATTTTCTTACAATAAAGATAAATGCAACAAGGATAGGATATAATCATGCATGCATTTCTACTATGTTTGAATTTTCTAGACAGAGCGAGCCTGATAACGATAGAGATGACCAAGAAGCATCAGATGTTTGCCAAAGGTACCAGTGAATGACATAGATAGAGTTATCATGTAAAAGCATCCGAGGTTTGTAGTCATGCAAATTACTGAATATGTCTAGTTGGCAGGGAAAACATGATGGTAAAcagcaatgaaaaaaaaaacattcttaAATTAACTGATGAACTCAGCCCATTTATATGGTTGATTTCAAAAACATTTCAGCCCACCATGCATGCTTGTTCGGACTCATGTGAATCCTAGATGAATTGGTGCATTCCcagctaaaaaaaataaactagagTGACATCTACTAGCAAGGATTCATGAAACTGCACCTCAGACCTATGCCAGTCAAGGCCTGGCACAATATACAAGTGCAAAATATTCATGTTGACACTCAACATGCACAGACAATCATAACCATAACCAAAACCAATAAGCCTTGTCCCAATTATCTGCCATATTGCActaagaaggaaaaaagatgcGCAAGACTGAACAAAAATTACACACTGGCATGCTTGTCTGACAAAAACTATTCGTTCTGCATCTAAGCTACTCTAATTGTACTGTAGTAGAAAAAACTTTGTTTTCATCGCTTAAGAGTGCATTTTTACCTACTTAAGATCGCTGTATGGTATGAATCTAAGGATCAGGATACTGATGTATACCCCTATATTATCATTCCAGTAATTGTGCGGCACTGCATGTATCATGTGGTACTGAAAAGATAAGGACCGCCATGTAAATCCTTGGGTACCATTTGACATGAAAGACTAAATGGTTGGAAGAGAAAGCATAGCGATAATGCGTAAAACCGTTCAATGGAGATGCCAACCTTTTCGTACTGCCTAATGTGGACAAGTCTACATGAGGACCTAAAAAGTGACAAGGATAATTATCATGGACCACATTCATTATTGAGGAAGCTAAAGAGGTAAAATGAAACACAATCTGCTCCAGGAAATTACAGAGCACAAGAAATCAAACACAAAATGAACTACCCAACTCTTCTTGTAGGGACCTGGATTACtctaaagggaaagaaaaaaaaaacgcgCAAGTTGAACATGATGTTTAACTGCCAATAGCTCCAATATACTAGTTGTAATTTAGCACCAAAATAAGAATGCTAGAATTGGTAGAGATCGCAAGATAGATGATTCTTCAGTAGCAAACACTGAGTAATAGTAAATGAAGCTACTTCAAATCTAAATTAATAAGATATTCACTCAAAGGCGTTCTTTTGGGGCCTGCGCCATTGAATTCAAAACcacttcaaacaaaaaaaatgttgtaCAAGTAGCGCATGAATTTCTCGGCAACGAACCCTAAAATCCCTCTCCCAAACAAACTAATCGATTCGACAAATAGAATCATAAATCCGGTTTATATTGGAGGGTCTGAGACCAACCTGGAGAAACTTTCAACCTCATGCCGCATGATGCTCTGACAGGCGGCgcctaaaatttaaaaagaaaaaaatcccaAAAAGTTAAAGAAAAATCATAGATAACCAGCGTAATCCTATCTGGAGTTGGAATCGAAATTTTGGGAttggtgcaaaaaaaaaaaatttacctcGATATGGAAGGTGGGATTGGAGAGCCGGCACGCCATCCGCTCGGGCGAAACCAAGCGAAGACGACGCTCTTCcggaggctcttcaaagcaacgCCGCTGCCTCTTTCTTTATCCCCCTCTACCTTGGGagggagacagagagagagggagaaaactCAGAAAAGGGAGTTAGAGGAGGAGGGGGTTTGCGGGTTTATGTAAGGCGAAGTTGAGCCTCAGCCGTTGGATGTGGAGCCGGATAGAGAAACACCCCGCTGCGGCTTTCCTAGCGGTCAGAAAGTGGGAGCCGCCGTGCTGACGTCATCATATTTTGACGTTGGTGATTCGGACGTCGGTGACCGCTCTTTCCTTCCGGCGGGAGTTGTTATGCGGAGGTTCGTATTTGTAGAGATTATATGCGGGCGGAGATTCGCGGTCGGCATGCGGACTGTAACCTGTTTGACGCGGCCTGGCAGCAGCGATAACACAAGCTGGGATTGGATGGGTGGATGACAAGCCCCGTCTTCATACTTTTGGTAGCTGGGAGAGAAATTTTCCATGctcacaattttttttctttttattagatGATGCATTGATGCTGGTAGAGCTAGGATACCTTTAAttttcatctacatatatttaggGATGGACAATTTAACTAGGAGTATTATATCACCTCTGAAATGGAGTAACGAGCTTATCTCCCAACCTGCCACTTGAATAAAAAATACCCAAGTTATATAACTAGTTTTTGTATCCACTTGAACATGAACACTCTAATCTGCATATTCCGACTATTCCAACCTGAAAGATTTCAATATAAAATCTAACCATGCAATCGTATCTACTTCCATGCTCAAAAAATTGTACTAATCAAGTATAACCGTCTTTTAATGTAACGTCAAAGAATACAATcctgttgaaaaaaaaagaatgagagAAGAAAATTGTATTTCTGCCTGTCTGTTATAATGTGCAATAGCAGCCTTTATATAGACTAGGAGGCTGACGAAGTTTGGTAAGGCCGACTAAGTTTACCATaatcaatcataaatcaatCAAGATGAAATTTGGTAAGACCGAttaagtttggcacaatcaatcaatcaattgaTTTTAATATCCCCTCAAACTTAAGGTGGTAAAGTAGACACCAACTTGAGTTTGAAAACAAGAGATCGAAAGATGCCAAGAGGATGAGCTTTGGTGAAGACGTCCGTAAGCGAAGATAGATCTCAGAGAGAAGACAACTGAAGCTCAATGATGCTCGTAGAAGAAAGTACCATGAAAGAAGAGTAAGAGACTTTGAACTGGATGATGAagccaaagacagaagataaaGCCGGAGATTGAGGACTAGAGCCGAAGGCAGAAGATAAAGCCGGAGATTGAGGACTAGGGTGGTGCCATGTAGATGTACGCCTCCATAATCAAGAGCGGGACCACGCCTGCCAAGTTTACCCGCAAAAAATTTGACGGTACGGTGTGACGCATTGAGCTTTGGTGAAGGAGCGAGACTGCGCCTGCCAAGTTTATCTGCCAAGCTTCTGATGGTACGGTTTGACATGCTGCTGCTAGGATTTGGAATGAAACTGCACCTGCCAAGTTTATCCGCCAAATTTCTGATTGTACCGTTTGACGCACTGCTGCTGGAGTTTATAGTGAGACTGCATTTGCCAAGTTTATCCGCCAAGCTTTTGACGGTACAGTTTGACGCGCTACTGCTGGAGTTTGGAACAAAATCGTACCCACCAAATTTATTCGTCAAGCTTTTGATGGTATGATTTGACGCGCTGCTTTGTACTCAACAATATTGTGGAGGAGAAGGTCACCAACGATGAAAAAACAGGAGCACTGAAAGCAGATTGTGAGAacccatgcgggcgtgtgtttagtcccacatcggttattcgctgggtagatcttgggtacttatacaggatcaaggaacccaaataataccttccggctagccattttgggtgaggtcctaggttgttacaaatggtatcagagccgacccGGCCCATAGCcgatgtggactaggggacactgcagcacggatctattggggttgaccacgggccaatcgtggtgtttgtgattagatttgaacccttagcctgacgaggacgtcaaggcttgaacggggggagtatgtgaggacccatgcgggcgtgtgtttagtcccacatcggttattcactgggtagatcttgggtacttatacaggatcaagaaatccaaataataacttccggctagtcattttgggtgaggtcctgggttgttacacagATGCGCTAGAGCCTAACCTAACCCTCTTTTATCTCTTTGAACTTGAACAAGGTGCGCGGCAAAATTGCGCTGCCGTCGCGTGTCGAGAAGGGATGAGTCGTGAAGCACGCCGACGAAGTCGGGTACAAGGCCACATCCTCCCCAGACCCCACATCCTCCTGCCGTGTCACAAGAAACCTCTCAAAAAGGCTGTGATTCTTTCACTTGCCGACACCAGAACTGAGATGGCCCTCCCCTGTTGTACCTCCCACTGGTCCACCCTCAGCACCATTGTTAATCTGCATGTGCATCAGGGAGTCATAAGCTTCAAGGTCAAATCTCCCATCAGGCAAATATGGACTCTCGATGGCTATTATTAATCTGAGGCTCTTAATGTCATCCACTGATGCTCTGTTTTTAAGTTCAAGACTTCGCATTGGAAGATGATAATTTGGAATAACAACTGCTTCTGGAGATCTCCATCTTCCTGCCCTTGTATTGGTCCCGTCGGCGGGACGGCAGGGCTTCAGGCCAAAGCTCAGCGTGGCGTTCCTCGAGCCCAGCCCGAGATTCATCAACAGCGATGATGCCATCCTCTCCCATCTCACTTGCCTTCTAGTCAAGGGGAAGGGGGAAAAGAATGAAATATCCAAAAGGTATCAACTTTCCAACGGCCAAGCGGATCAAAGAGCTCGGTGGTGTGAGCGATTCAGCAAGCGGTGGTGGTGGGAATAGAGATGGAAATAATCGTCCCAATGATCataaagaaagaaaggtgaCGGCAGATCGAGACCCAAACCAATCACAAGGAGGAGGGATCAGACCGAAACCGGAGGAGAAGACGATCCCTGCCGTCCGGGGCTGCCTTCCGTCTCCTCCTTCTCAGGCTCAGACGGTGGGTCGGAGATCGAGGACCAAGAGGAAGGCGTCGTTGGTTATTTGCTGATCAGTGTCATAGATGCCGTGGAGGGTTGACCATGGATGAGGGGGAGAACGGCGGAGCACCAGGAGCAGCAGAGGCCGCAGATGGGGACCAAAGGAAGCAAAAAGAtcggtgatttttttttttttttttttttttttttgtggagtgAAAAAACACTATAGCCCCTGAGCATCCAAACGAGCCGTCGATCGaaagtcaaaaaataattaaaaaaaacaaaaaacagctaaagagaaaaagaagaaagaaagaatgctAGAATTTTATTCGAATCTCCATAAGAAGCAGGAGATCTTGAAAACCGCCAAGACCGGAGCCCAGCTACTCCCCAACGAggcagaaaaaataaaagatctaCGAGCGACGACGACCACAAAAAAGGTGGAAGAGAGGACAGTCGCAGGTTACGTGATTGGTAGCTCTAATACCatgttgaaaaagaaaaatgaaagaagagAATTGTATTTCTATCTGTCTGTTACAATATACATGAGTAGCCTTTATATAGATTAGGAAGCTGATGAAGTTTGGTAAGGCCGACTTtgtttggcacaatcaatcaatcaatggaTTCTAGCAAATCCTATACCATAAACTACCTAACTGCTACAAATTCCAACTATTTATAATCGTATCTATGGCATAATAGAATGCCAGTAATTAAGATATGGCTTACGTAAAAACATGGGATAGAGAGTAGCATGTAGAGCTCCCAATCTCTTATATTGGTAAATGAGTATGGGCCAAAGTTAGGATTTCAGGTAGAAGTTGGATATTAGGGCTAGGGTTAGATCAATTCAGTAGATTAAGTGATTAGCATGTAGAGTTTCAAATCTCCTATATTGGTAAATAAGTACAACCCACAAGTTAGAATTTCAGGTAGAAGTTGGatattagggttagggttaaatCAATTGGTAAGCAAGGCCGATAGCCATGGGGGTGCTCTATATCATCATATTGGTGGAGATGCATGGGGTAGTACTTCAAAGTTAGGTAGGGATTGAGGCTAGGGTTTATGATTCTAGCCTTGGACAAGAATTAAGATTTTGGGTTGCCAATCAACATGCCTAAGGATGGACAGAAATAGAGGGAGAGTTGTATGGCCGAAAAAGAGGGACCATTGATGAAACTAGGCagggatgaagaagaaggaagaaaagaagggaggagCATGAGGATGAGACGAAAAGGGAGCAAACTTCGAGTAGTACATGAAAGTTTTGAGGACAAGGACGGTTGTTGGAGGGAGCTAGAGAAATGGACCGGTGCAAGAAGAGGGATAAAGGTTTTCCATGGGCAATGTAGCTATCCAAACATGGGATTGGGGCCATGGTCCACTTATATGTAGGTGCAACCTTCCAAATTATCCCTAACAAAAGTATAACTATTGTGGTTGTGGACTTTCTATCAATAATTACTCTAAATATGATAGAGACACTATTGTTGATAGTTTTAATATGAGCCAAATATAAAGATtctatatatatgcaaataataaACATGCCTGAAACACAATCTAAATTAGTATTCCCATCTAATGGGCTTTTGGCAAAATTTAAGAATGAATATTCATACAAAATATCTTATCTACTCCTCTTCTACTATGTAAACCATACTCCAACTTATGTccaaatcacaaacaccatgtgCAATCTTGGCATTATAAGATTTTGTAtttttgccctttttttttaGACATGGATATGTAATCTATACTAAGTACTTcactagttttatttttttcttaaaatccaTTTTGTCAGCAAAGCAATTCCACAAATTGAGTTGGGATTACAGTTGGTTTTTCTTGATTGCATATTTACATATCTTCATCATACAAATGTGTAAAATTATTTGCTCTCTAAGGTATCGCCACATTGAAGTGATGCTATTCATCAAATAGTTTGATAGTTAAATTTTAGGAGATAAGTTTTTATTCCAAAATATACAACAATAGTGGTCTCAATTATGTGAACCTTGAAAAAGTTTTGGAGGTAATGCCctcttcattattattatttttttggataaacAACACCCTCTTGATTTTAAGTTCTGCTTCTCGACTAGAAATTAAACATTGTTAAGTAATTCATTCTTAATATTTTGCAACACCATTTTTATGCCCATACAAGTCACCACAACCCTTGATTTCAAACATCAATTGTTTCATACTTGTTTGCTTATGCTAGAAAAATAATGCAATATACAGTTCAACTAGTGATTAAGACTAAGAAGTTATGGAACTTTTTGGTGCAAGAATGTGAAGGTGTCGATAGTTATAAATCTTAACAACTAAAAGTTACATCGAagtgaaaaaaatgataaatccctaataataataaagacaATTAGAATCAAGGATCCACCAAGGCACCTGTCATTAATAATATGATTTTAGTCTTAATGATCTAAAGGATTATTAATAAATACCTGCCTGCTTTATGATAATATCATTCAAAAATTCTCCATGTTCCCCACCCCAAAACTCTTTTCTAGGAAATGCCTTGTTGAAGAAATTTTGCTCGGTAATGATGAGCCAATAGTGAGGACTAACGTATATGTATCGAAAAAAGAGAGGACTAAGGTATGACATTATGCATTTGAATATCAAATATACAAGTAGGAATTTCTAGTAGTTTCCAAGCTACTATGCTCTATCCTTAGAATACACATAAATTTATCCCTTCCCCCCAACTCCCGCTTCTCTGGTGAAGCATCCTAGCTTGGGCACGAGAACTTAATTGAGCATGATTCTAGTAATTGATTATTGAACCAATGGATTGATTTGGATGAAgataaaatatttgagtatgatACTAATGATTTAGTATTTTTGGAGTGGTTAATTTGTTGTATAGGGAGCTCGATGAGTTTGAGAGGTTAGAGAAGTATGAAGAAGTTTTTTGAAGAGGTTTTGGGAGTTTCTACAATGAACGAGTCGACCCAGTATAAACGAGTTGATCCCTAAATGGCTATAGAAAGAAGACAAAAAGTAGTTAAAAATAGCCCTTTCATGAGTCGACCTCTGAAGACTACGAGTTGACCTCTGAAGAATTCGAGACAACCCGTCTGCGCTTGACAATAGTAACAGATAATTTTTCTGCAAAACCAGAACAACCATATTCACTCCAAACGGCTATTTTAGCCTCTCTAATGGCTATAAGCATCTTCCAACCAGTTGTTGTAGATATAAATGTATAGGAATACCCAAGGACGATAAGAGTGGGTGGATAAGGTACAAGAAAAGGAATACAAGTCTATCACCACTTCTTGAGCTTTAACTTGAGGATTAATCTGAAAAGTGATCATTGAACTCCTCCACCCACTTCAAGTCTATCACCACTTTTTGAGCTTTAACTTGAGGATTAATATGAAAAGTGATCATTGAACTCCTCCACCCACTTCAAAAACAGCTTCCAAATATTGAGAGAAAGCTTCaattttcaatcttcaagtttcATTGCAGCATCAAGAGCAagcgagaaaagaaaagaaaagaggaagtgCTGAACTCTACTCACCAAGATCCTAACTTTCAAAGCAATCAAACTTGAACTTCAACAGCATCAATTCAACCTTTATAGAGGTTATATTGTATGTATTTTGTATCTTTCTTTTGCACACAAGATTTAAAAatctcatgtggaatttttagTATCGCTGACACCGTGAAAAATCAGCTGACTTATAAAGTCTGCTTGTGCCTGTGAAACAGCTAGGTTGTGGTCAATTGGCCCAAAAAATCGACTAAGTTTTGCTGAGCTTGAAAATCAGCAAGGAGTTCCTAAGGGTTGGAACTTGGGGTTGGTTTAGTTGTACCAGCAAAATAGCTTAGTTTTGAttaattgtaagaaaaattaactgggtttggttgtgagcccgaaaaataacTGAGCTATAATCTTGTTtatagattatagtaaaattttcaaggaagaagtcttggggagtggatataAAAGCTGAATTTACCTTCGAACTACTATAAAATCTTGGTATTTGAGTTATTTGTTCTTGTTCTTATCTTCtacatttatttatcattcatttcGCTGTGTATACTTAAATTATAGattagttttaattaaaaattttttaagTTTGTAAAAAGTTTTGAAAAACCCAATTTACCCTCTTCTCTTAGGTTGTCATCTTAAGAAACATTGATTGTAtttccaaaaaataaataaataaattgcttaTGCAATTAACAAAACATGCAGATTAATGAGTAGTTTATTTCTCAGCAAAATTTGATCTTCATATCTTATTGTGCAAACACTAATGGAAATTAAGGCTTATCTTACTCAGTGAAGGATGCTCGGTCTGAGCATTGTTGACTGTGATGTTTTTGTCAGCATTGTAGTCGATTGTGTCTTATGGTGCCTGGATGCTTTGGTGGTCTAGAAACAAAAAGAGTCTTTCATAGCACTAATTCTAATCTCAAGCATATTGCCGGTCAAGCTGCTAGGTTGGCTCTTGAATTTTCTGATGCCATGAACAGGGAATTTGGGGCACTGAGAATATTCTTCCCTCTAATGCCTCCTTTGGTGAATTGGGTGCCCCCACCACATGGACTattgaaagttaattttgatggctcCATTAGAGACCACCGGGAAGGTGTTGGATTTGTGATAAGAGACCATTGTGGCCACATTCTTATAGTTGACTCGAGGAACTTCCTAGCAACTTCTGTTTCTTTGGCAAAGTTAAGGGCAGCTTGGGAAGGACCAATTGGTACTATTATGGCCCTTGGTGCTAAAAGAATTAATCTAGAGAGCGATTCCATCACAGTAATTAACTGGATTAAAGCCCATAAGCAGCCAGGATCCTCTAATCCTCAGAGATATTCATCATTTCGTTCCTATATTGGAGGTGTTTAAGGTTGAGCATGTTTATTGTGAGGCTAATTCTGTCGTAGGTTGGTTGGCAGGTAGGAGATGCAACTTGGATATTTGTACAAGACTTTGAAATCTACCTCGAATTGAAATGACTTTTACATAAGGATgcggatttttttatttttgaagaacGTAACTTGCGTGTGTGGGCATGCAGGATTCTTGAGGGGCAAATGTGCCTTCCATCCATGTTTGGTTTGAGGTTATGAGAGAATGGATGAGGTTTGAAGGATGGAT encodes the following:
- the LOC103714237 gene encoding omega-6 fatty acid desaturase, chloroplastic — translated: MACRLSNPTFHIEAPPVRASCGMRLKVSPGIYCLKWRTFQHRAHISHQSLSYKKSTKVVQAAVRPISAPLLENEEQRKQMCEMYGFTQIGEPLPDNITLKNVMDTLPKKVFEIDDMKAWKSVLISVTAYALGILLLSKVPWYLLPLAWAWTGTAATGFFVIGHDCAHKSFSRNKLVEDIVGTLAFLPLIYPYEPWRFKHDRHHAKTNMLSEDTAWHPVWREELDSSPVLRKAIIFGYGPFRPWMSISHWLMWHFDLKKFRPAEVGRVKISLACVFAFIAIGWPLIVYKTGILGWIKFWFMPWMVYHFWMSTFTMVHHTAPHIPFKTSEEWNAGQAQLGGTVHCNYPRWIEILCHDINVHIPHHVSSRIPSYNLRVAHQSLRENWGKYLNEANWNWRLMKTIMTTCHVYNKEQFYVPFDDISPKESQPITFLRKFMPDYT